From the genome of Spirosomataceae bacterium TFI 002, one region includes:
- a CDS encoding [Acyl-carrier-protein] S-malonyltransferase, translated as MKAIVFPGQGAQFSGMGKDLYENNAEAKVLFDKANEILGFEITKVMFEGSAEDLQQTNVTQPAVFLHSVILALTSSDLNPKMVAGHSLGEFSALVAAGALSFEDGLRLVAKRADAMQKACEINPSTMAAVLRLDDEVVEKICAEISAEGQVVVPANYNCPGQLVISGSNEGIDIACERMLAAGAKRALKLAVGGAFHSPLMEPAREELAAAIENTTFNSPKCPIYQNVNAEPSSDVAVIKANLIAQLTAPVRWTQSVNKMVIDGASEFVECGPGKVLQGLVSKINSEVATSGV; from the coding sequence ATGAAAGCAATAGTATTTCCCGGTCAAGGAGCTCAATTCAGTGGAATGGGTAAAGATTTATACGAAAACAACGCCGAAGCTAAAGTTCTTTTCGATAAAGCAAATGAAATATTGGGATTTGAAATCACTAAAGTGATGTTTGAAGGCAGTGCAGAAGACTTACAACAGACTAATGTGACACAACCAGCTGTATTTTTACATTCGGTTATACTAGCCTTAACAAGCTCAGACCTTAACCCAAAAATGGTTGCAGGTCACAGCCTTGGAGAATTCTCTGCCTTGGTAGCTGCTGGTGCATTATCTTTTGAGGATGGCCTCAGGTTAGTAGCAAAAAGAGCAGATGCAATGCAAAAAGCTTGCGAAATCAATCCATCTACTATGGCAGCAGTTTTACGCCTTGATGATGAAGTAGTAGAAAAAATATGTGCGGAAATAAGTGCGGAAGGACAAGTAGTTGTTCCTGCAAATTATAACTGCCCAGGACAATTAGTTATCTCTGGAAGTAACGAAGGTATTGATATCGCATGCGAAAGAATGCTTGCTGCTGGAGCCAAAAGGGCTCTAAAACTTGCAGTTGGTGGTGCATTCCACAGTCCATTAATGGAGCCTGCACGAGAAGAATTGGCAGCCGCGATTGAAAACACAACTTTCAATTCTCCTAAATGCCCTATTTATCAAAACGTAAATGCAGAGCCAAGCAGTGATGTAGCTGTAATCAAAGCCAACCTAATTGCTCAACTTACTGCACCTGTAAGATGGACACAAAGTGTCAATAAAATGGTAATTGATGGAGCAAGTGAATTCGTAGAATGTGGTCCGGGCAAGGTTCTTCAAGGTTTGGTTTCAAAAATCAATTCTGAAGTAGCCACTTCAGGCGTTTAA